Part of the Planctomycetota bacterium genome, TCGTGGAGCCGTCCCTTCCCCTTGTTGAGATAGGCGACGAACTCCCGGATGCCGCCGTCGTACTTGAAATCCTCGCCCTTGCCGGCGCGCTCGTCGTGAAGGGAGATGTGGACCCCCCGGTTGAGGAAGGCCAGTTCCCGGAGGCGCTTGGCGATCGTCTCGAAGACGAAGTTGGTGTCCTTGAAGATCTCCCGGTCGGGCTTGAAGTGGATGCGCGTCCCGCGGCGGGTGGAGGGTCCGCGCCGTTCGACGGGCCCGCACGGAACGCCCCGCTCGCAGCGGAAGAACCACTCGTGGCCGTCGCGCCAGACGGTGGCCTCGAGAAACTCCGAAAGCGCGTTGACGGCCGACACGCCCACCCCGTGAAGGCCCGCCGAGACGCTGTACGCCTTGCTGTCGAACTTTCCGCCGGCGTGCAGCGTGCAGAGCACGACCTCGAGGGCGCTTTTGCCCTCCTCGGGGTGGAGATCCACCGGGATGCCGCGGCCGTCGTCCGTGACCGAGCAGGAACCGTCGGCGTGAAGGCGCACGGCGATGGAGCGGCAGTAGCCGGCCATCGCCTCGTCGATGGAGTTGTCGACGACTTCGTAGATGAGGTGATGAAGCCCCCGCGGCCCCGTGTCCCCGATGAACATGCCGGGCCGCTGGCGGACGGCCTCGAGCCCTTCCAGGACGCGGATGTCCTGAGCGCCGTACTGGCCGGCGGGGATCTTGGCCTCGGGTACTCCCGTTTCTTCGGTCATGGACTCGCCCAAAAAGAGAACACCCACCGTTTCGCGCGGGCGTTCTCCGCGGGTGCCTGGGGGGCCGGGCCCCTCACCCGAGGACGCATTTGAGGGAGGAGATTCCCGTCCCCGGCGCCTCCTCCCGGAGCCGCCGCAGGATCTCCTCCGCGCGGAAGGAAGCGACCTCCTGCCGCAGGGCCGACGAATCGAACGCGACCGTCAGCCGGCCCGCGCGGAAACCCACCGGACGGGACCTCCGGGCCACCTCCGGCCCGACGGCCCGCGCCCACGCCAGCGCCAGTTCCCCCAGCGCCCGGCGGCGGGGACGGACCGAGCGCCGAAACACCTCGGTCAGCACCTCGCCCAGGCGCCGCGGACCGGCGGGACCCCCCGCCGGAGCCTTGGCGAAGGCGGGTTTCCGCTCCTCTCTCATCCCACTCTCTCTCGTCTTTGAAATTGAATTATACCGGAATCGCCTCTCCGAAACCAGCCTCCCGGGGGTGGCTTTACAGATTGATGGCCAGAGGCATCAGGACGTAGACGTAGTCCTTGCCCGCCCGGAAGACGCCGGCGGAGCTTCGGTCCTTGAGGTGAAGCTCCACCGTCTCGTCCGTCACCACCTTGAGGTAATCGGCCACGTAGTCGGGATTGAACACGATCTCCACGTCGTCGTCCTTGTACTCGGCGGGGATCTCGACCCGGGCTTCGCCCACGTCCTGAGCCCGCGTGAAGAGCGTCAGGCGTCCCTTCGAAAGAGCGAACTTGACCGCCCGGGCCTTGTCGGTCGTCATGAGCGCCGACTTTCGGACCGCGGAAAGAAGCGTTTCCCGGGACACGGCGAGCTTCTTGTCCGTGTTGGACGGCACCACGGCTTCGTAGTCCGGAAAATGGCCCTCGATGAGGCGCGAGAAGATCATGGCCCGGCGGGTACGGAACCGGATCTGGGTTTCCTCGACGTTCAAGGCGACGTGGTCGTCCTCCTCCGTCAGGACGCGGTCGAGGAGGTTCATGGTCTTGGTGGGGACGATCACGCGGATGTCCTTCTGCCCGTCCGCCTTGCCGGAGGAGCGGCTCTTGATGTAGGCCAGGCGCTTCCCGTCGCTGGCCACCATCCGCACCTCCTTGCCCTTGACCTCGAAGAGCTGGCCGGTGAGGGCGTAGCGGACGACCTCGGTGGACACGGCGAACTGGGTCTTGCGGATCATGGTCCCCAGATCCTCCGTGGGGACGCGCACCGCGTGGCGATCGTCGAAGACCGGAACGGTGGGGAAATCGGCCGGATCCAGGCCCACCACCTTGAACGAGGCGTCCGGCAGCCGGACATGGGCGAGATTGCCGTCGGACTCGATCGAGACGTCCTCGGAGCCCGCCTCTCGGAGAATCCCGGCCATGCGGGCGGCGGGAAGGACCAGGGTGCCCTCCTCGCGGACGTCGGCGCCGGAGACGGCGTACTTGAGCCCGAACTCGAGGTCGGTGCAGGCCAGCTCCAGGACGCCGCCCGACTTGTCGCGGGAGGCGGCCAGACGGACGCTCGTAATCGCGGGAATCGTGGTGCGCTGGGGCACCACGCGCTCGGCGACCGCGAACGCCTCGGCGAGCTGTCCGCGCGGGCACTTGACCTTCATGAGATCCCCCTTCGTGCGACGGGGCGCATTATACCGGAGGCGGAGGTTCAGTAAAGGAAGACGCGCCGGGGCGGACGGCCCGGACGGGGCCTTCGGGGCGCGCGGCGGTTCCGGCCGTTTCGAGGCGCAGGAGGTCGCCCCGCCGGGCGTGGAAGAAATCGCGCGTCTCGGGCCCGCGGCGGCGCGCGAGAACCTCGACGCGGCACAGCGGGCTTCCGGGGGCGCACGTCCAGGCCCAGGCCTTTCCTTTTTCGCGGTGCAGATTGGAGACGACGCGCCGGCAGGGGCGGCCGGCCGCGTCGGCGAGGGTGCGGCCGCGGCGCGTGAGGACGGCGTACGCGTACTTGAGCGACTCTTTGGAAAGGCCCGTGCGCCGGTCCACTTCCGCGATCCACGACGGACGCGCCCAGGGGACGTCCATGTGGCACCAGAGGTCCGGATGCTCGAGCATCGGACACGGCGCCTCGCCCAGGCACGGCGCGGCGATGCGGAACCCCTCGGCCGCGCGCCGGTCGCGCCATTCCATGAGGCGCCGCGCGGCGCCGCGGAGCGCGGGCTCGACGACGACGAGGTACCCGTCCTCGGCTACGAGCGTTTCGAGCCGCGCGTCGGTTTCGGAAAGGACATGGGCGGCCAGGACGAGGTCGAAAGGACCGGGCGGCGGCTCGTGGGCGCGGCGCGGGGAGGCCCCGAGCGCGCGGGCGAAGAACTCCGCGTCGTCGAGGGCTTCGTCGACGACGTCGACGAGCCAGAGCTCGGAGACGGGACGTCCGGAGGCCAGCAGGGCGATCGTCGCGGTTCCCGGGCCGCAGCCGAAGTCGAGGACGCGCAGCGGCCTGCCCGGCGGCGCGTAGGCGTCCATTTCGCGGAGGACGCGGAGGATTTTTTCCGCGTTGGCGGGGAGGTAGTAGTGGACGTAGGCGCGGCGGAGGCGGCGGGAGGCCAGGTAGCCGCGCCGCAGGGGGACGCGGCCGTTGAACATGGCGGAAAGCTCCAGGACTCCGCGGGCGGTTTCGGCCACGGAGCCCCCGCGTTCCCGGCGGTAGCGGGCCAGGAGCTGTTCGATCCGGGTCTGAAGCGAGGCGTCCATCGTCAGGGGTTGCGGCGGGGACCGGGGAGCGCGTCGTAGAGGGCGCCGGGGCCGTCGGAGGTCCAGCGGCCGTCGGCGTAGCGGAACGTTTCCACGTACCGGCCCGAGAGGCCGGACGGATAGCGGAAGGAAATCAGGCACCGGCCGACGAGGCGGTCGCCCTCGCGGGCGGCGGAGAACTCGTAGCGCAGCCCCTCCTTGACGGTGACGCGTTCGCGGAAGCGGTCGGCCAGGCGCTGTCCGAGCCGGCG contains:
- a CDS encoding DUF721 domain-containing protein — protein: MREERKPAFAKAPAGGPAGPRRLGEVLTEVFRRSVRPRRRALGELALAWARAVGPEVARRSRPVGFRAGRLTVAFDSSALRQEVASFRAEEILRRLREEAPGTGISSLKCVLG
- a CDS encoding small ribosomal subunit Rsm22 family protein, with product MDASLQTRIEQLLARYRRERGGSVAETARGVLELSAMFNGRVPLRRGYLASRRLRRAYVHYYLPANAEKILRVLREMDAYAPPGRPLRVLDFGCGPGTATIALLASGRPVSELWLVDVVDEALDDAEFFARALGASPRRAHEPPPGPFDLVLAAHVLSETDARLETLVAEDGYLVVVEPALRGAARRLMEWRDRRAAEGFRIAAPCLGEAPCPMLEHPDLWCHMDVPWARPSWIAEVDRRTGLSKESLKYAYAVLTRRGRTLADAAGRPCRRVVSNLHREKGKAWAWTCAPGSPLCRVEVLARRRGPETRDFFHARRGDLLRLETAGTAARPEGPVRAVRPGASSFTEPPPPV
- the dnaN gene encoding DNA polymerase III subunit beta: MKVKCPRGQLAEAFAVAERVVPQRTTIPAITSVRLAASRDKSGGVLELACTDLEFGLKYAVSGADVREEGTLVLPAARMAGILREAGSEDVSIESDGNLAHVRLPDASFKVVGLDPADFPTVPVFDDRHAVRVPTEDLGTMIRKTQFAVSTEVVRYALTGQLFEVKGKEVRMVASDGKRLAYIKSRSSGKADGQKDIRVIVPTKTMNLLDRVLTEEDDHVALNVEETQIRFRTRRAMIFSRLIEGHFPDYEAVVPSNTDKKLAVSRETLLSAVRKSALMTTDKARAVKFALSKGRLTLFTRAQDVGEARVEIPAEYKDDDVEIVFNPDYVADYLKVVTDETVELHLKDRSSAGVFRAGKDYVYVLMPLAINL